CGCAACATCGCCGCGCACTACGACCTGGGCAACGACCTCTACAAACTCATGCTCGACGAGACGATGGCGTATTCGTGCGGAATCTTCCCGCGTCCGGATGCGTCCCTGGTCGTCGCGTCCACGGCGAAATTCGAGGCGGTCTGCCGCAAGCTCGACCTCCAGGCCACCGACCATGTCGTCGAGATCGGCACCGGCTGGGGCGGCTTCGCCATCCACGCCGTCGAGCGGTACGGCTGCCGCGTGACGACCACGACGATCTCGCGCTCGCAATACGACTTCGCCGTGCAGAAGGTCCATTCGCTCGGCCTGTCGGACCGCATCACGGTGCTGTTGCAGGACTATCGCGACCTCGAAGGCCAGTATGACAAGCTCGTGTCGATCGAAATGGTCGAGGCGGTGGGCGCACGCTTCCTCGATGGCTACTTCGAACACTGCGCGCGGCTGGTGAAACCCGACGGGGCCATGCTGCTGCAGGCCATCACGATCCAGGACCAGTTCTACGAACAGGCGTTGAAGTCGGTCGACTACATCCAGCGCTACGTCTTTCCGGGCAGCTTCATCCCGTCGGTGGCGGCGCTGACGAAGTCGCTGGCCAGGGCCACCGACTTCAAGATCTTCCACCTCGAAGACATAGGGCCTCACTACGCCCGCACGCTGCGCCTGTGGCGCGAGCGGTTCTTCCGCAACCTCGGCAAGGTGCGCGAGCTCGGCTACAGCGACAGTTTCGTGCGGCTGTGGGAATACTACCTTTGCTACTGCGAGGGAGGATTCATGGAACGCCAGCTCGGCACGGTGCAGATGTTGTTGACCAAGCCCGGTTGCCGTCGCAAGCCGTTCACGGCTTCGGTGATCTGAGGCCCATCGCGCGCGTTATCATGCGCGCGTGAACGATCTTCACTCCATTCCGCGTCAGCTGGCCGAGCTCCTCGACCCGCCGGCCCTGCTGACCGACCCGGCGGTCATTGCGCCGATGCTGCGCGATCATCGCGCGTTGTACCGCGGCCACGCGGTGGCCGTGATCGCACCGGCCGATACCGCCGCGGTGGCGCGCGTGCTCGCCTGGTGCAACGAGCACAAGGTCGGAGTGGTGCCGCAGGGCGGCAACACCGGATATTGTGGCGGCGCGACTCCGGACGCCTCGAGCAGCCAGGTGCTGCTGTCGCTCGCGCGGCTCAACCGGGTACGCGCGCTCGACACGACTAACTACACGATGATTGCCGAGGCGGGCTGCATCCT
This sequence is a window from Pseudomonadota bacterium. Protein-coding genes within it:
- a CDS encoding cyclopropane-fatty-acyl-phospholipid synthase family protein codes for the protein MPRPVRASLLAQLGRKLLLKQLASFEHGELRVIEPDGTAHLFGKRRAGFDAACTLHITHPQTFADAAFGGTVGAGEAYIRGLWRCDEMVDLVRIFVANRDQMNRMDSRWAFASRPLLRLFHWANRNSRNGSARNIAAHYDLGNDLYKLMLDETMAYSCGIFPRPDASLVVASTAKFEAVCRKLDLQATDHVVEIGTGWGGFAIHAVERYGCRVTTTTISRSQYDFAVQKVHSLGLSDRITVLLQDYRDLEGQYDKLVSIEMVEAVGARFLDGYFEHCARLVKPDGAMLLQAITIQDQFYEQALKSVDYIQRYVFPGSFIPSVAALTKSLARATDFKIFHLEDIGPHYARTLRLWRERFFRNLGKVRELGYSDSFVRLWEYYLCYCEGGFMERQLGTVQMLLTKPGCRRKPFTASVI